The Oncorhynchus clarkii lewisi isolate Uvic-CL-2024 chromosome 31, UVic_Ocla_1.0, whole genome shotgun sequence genome includes the window TCATTTATCACCTTTACTTAACAAAAGGCCTGTCTCTAATAGGAGGTCTATGCGTCCTCTGGCACTAGCTAGTTAGGTAGtaactacacacaataataccgaAGACTGTCAGCATGTAAAGAAGCTAGTCAGCTGTAAAACATTTgagtctacaatctcaccatgttcaacctgcagattgATGTGCCTCACAGAGTGGAGTTTGACCTTGGCAACTgcaccatgcaatgcaccctggactgAAGAGGCAGACGGACAGGAGAAATGTTAGACCCTCTGTTAAATGAAAACTTTCTTGAGATAGGAATAtcgttaaaaaaaatatgatcaatggctcaTTCTCGAGAAGACAACCagccagtattgaaatctgacatgtatgatagacTTTTTACATCTGAAAGTCATATTCCTATTgacttccagtgtagtgagagaGACTGTATCACGGTGCTACGTCATACCGGACGGATTTCTACCTGCTTGAATGCCAATAACTCAGATAAACAGGAAAACCTGGAAATGACCCAGAGATGATCTGGTCAGGTGATGTTCTCCAGGttgtgagtgggagggaggaagggagggactgACTGACGCTCGGCTTTAGGTATTTACagcaaacactgtgtgtgtgaaaATAGCCCagcgagggatggagggacagCACTGGCCCACTTCCTTTCTGTCCTGCAGTTTGTTGTGCTGTGGCATTCCCAGCTGATGGGGGAGAGGCAGTGTTTCACTACTAAACAGACCCAGCGTAGGGCTTTATGGTCTTCTAGGCCAACAATCTAAACCAGCAGAATGTTTTACATGTACGTCTACCTTGTTACATAGACTTTTTATTTCTTGAGTCCGCTCGCTCACACACAGCTAGTAGTCACAGCCAGTAGCTACTTCATTGTTTTACAGTGTGTATTATTTACTCTGTTTACTGTATTTTAGTGTCTCCTTActctcgtgtgtgtgcgtgtgtgtgtgtgtgtgtgtgtgtgttgttagctGGGTAGAGAGCAGAGAGGCTAGGCCACTCCATTTCAGGGTCAGGGGTGTGAGTCACGATGCACTCAGGCTTTGTATGTTCCTAAAGCCCACCGTTGCCTTGTCACATTCCAATAATACAACATGGAGGGACAATGGCCCCTGGCCATGCGGATGACTTACACAGGGAAACCGGTGATACACCAGTGATACTAAGGTTATTAACCTGGACATGGACTAAACCTCTACTACTGGAGAGCTTTGCTCCAGACCTTCTGGCACAAAAGCCTGCACTGCCTGTAGCTGTTCAGGAGTAGGGTTGACCACCCCTGACCTAGTTCATAGCTCTCTGTGGGGGGAACCTTTTATGTTCTAGAAACGTGTGTTGTCGTGGCAACAGTTAAATCACCAAGGGCCTCTTTTCAGAATGTCTTTAACTATGGACTCCTGGCCAACCGCTGGCTAATGGGACTCCTAAGGCCTCCGTGCCATGACAACCACTGGCTAATGGGACTTCTAGGGACTCCTGGCCATGACAACCACTGACTACTGGGACTCTTATCTCCGTCCTGTGTTGACTTTGCAGGGCTGTGAAACTGCAACAATACTTTTgtttgtccctctcctcctccaatctctctttttttttccATTTACTTTCATAAATGGtccttcctcattctctctcagTTCAGTTACATTCAAATtagctctccctctcctcctttcccctctctttctccaggtGTCTCTGTTGTCTAGCAGATGAATTTTGAGCAGCCTCCTCCGTACCAGGGCCCAGGCCCCACGGCCCCCAGTTACCCTGCGCAGGGCTATCCTCAGCAGGGATACCCTCCCCAGGGCTACCCCGTCAACATGGAGCAGCCTGGTGGATTCCCTCCTCAAAACCCGGCCTACCCCAACTACCCTGGTGGCCCTGGGGGCCCTCCTGGACCCTACCCTGGCCAGGGACAAGCAGGCCCCTACCAGGGGGCGTACCCAGGACAGCCTCAGTTTGGATGGCAGGGAGGACCACCCCCAGGACCCATGTATGGAGAGGCACCCAAAAACACAggtgagaaagagggggaaggaggggaggaagtgaagagaggggaggagtgaggaagggaggggaggaagataAGCACGAGAAGGTGATGGGAGGAAGATgaaagggaggggtggagagggtagGATAGGATATTGTTTGCCTTGACTACTTGGTATGCAAAGAGACTGGATGTGCTTTGGGAACAATGTTGTTTAtaccagtggttctcaaacctctccttgggGACCCCAAGGCGTTCCAGGTATTTGATATTTTCTatagctagcacacctgattcaactaatcatcaagccatTGACTAGGTGAATCAGATGAGCTACTTCAGGCCCTTGACTTGGTGAATCAGATGACATACTTCaggcccttgactaggtgaatcagtTGAGATTACTTCAGGCCCTTGATTTTGTGAATCAGATGAGGTACTTCAGGCCCTTGACTTGGTGAATCAGATGAGCTACTTCAGGCCCTTGTCAGGCCCTTGACTTGGTGAATCCAGTACATTCACTGGGAACCAGTGGTTCAGACAGTTCTGACTAGGGCTGCAAAGCTACCAGTAATTTACCAGAATCTTCAGTAATTTAGGTAATTAACAGAACATCTATGGAAATCTATCATCgatttggtaatttatacttgaatacgttttaaaaaatgtattcatatagtgccttcggaaagtattcagaccccttgacttgttccacattttgttactttacagccttattctaaaaatgatttacattttttccccctcaatctacacacaataccacataatgaataagcaaaaacaggtttttatacatttttatacacCAGTTTGACGCCAAAGCATTGATGACAAGGACATACTGACTTAGTCAAATCAATAGGTGTGTAAAAAGAGcaaggatatttcatgctgaaaccctcatactCAACACatatggtattcactaagttgatagTTAATATTTGCGACTCATTTCAGGAAACCAGGCGTTTAAATATAAACTCTTTTTTAAAATCTAAATTTTTATTTTGGGCAGAAATgacttctggaacatgtgaactttcatgtgccttaataacaaacttgttaTGTCATCTGTatatacgaatacaattgttaaattacaagcctagttggtttagccactgCAAAAGACCTTccagctagccatgattggctgagataatggttGGGCTGGACATTCCAAGatatgagtttggattggtctgccatgtagcacgcttctgtctataacatgagttGGTCaatatgtgtaggtaatcctttctaacgcatatttttttaaagatatcatgTAGTAGAACTGCAAACATGTTggtctccactttctggaggactgggTTTTGAAATCAGTTGAATGCCCGGGTG containing:
- the LOC139390942 gene encoding cysteine-rich and transmembrane domain-containing protein 1-like, producing MNFEQPPPYQGPGPTAPSYPAQGYPQQGYPPQGYPVNMEQPGGFPPQNPAYPNYPGGPGGPPGPYPGQGQAGPYQGAYPGQPQFGWQGGPPPGPMYGEAPKNTVYVVEERRRDDSGDTCLTACWTALCCCCLWDMLT